In Clostridiales bacterium, the following are encoded in one genomic region:
- a CDS encoding ferredoxin oxidoreductase: protein MSLNITRINPHFEDVMPNEYKELVSNGPFGGGKSIGDLGTFKELLEEHPLCAGCNLALAFRLLMASLPTPEDTVVVGTTGCNSLAFTQLALHNVHSLFGNQNAVASGLKRALEIRFPDTTKDVVVIAGDGGTVDIGLDMTLHSWFRREKISTVMFDNELYANTGGQESGMSLEGAVLNMAPLGKKFEKVRMADLAIGSGCDYVAVVSAARPRQIGKSFEKAVLIAREVGPTFVQIHTPCPTNMKLKAHEGILAAKERLKTDYAFREHISPAAEEYLASLEAQSKPSACGEVAR from the coding sequence GTGTCACTCAACATAACCCGCATCAATCCGCACTTCGAAGACGTCATGCCCAACGAGTACAAGGAGCTTGTATCCAACGGTCCGTTTGGAGGCGGCAAGTCAATCGGGGATCTTGGCACGTTCAAGGAGCTTCTTGAGGAGCACCCGCTGTGCGCGGGATGCAACCTCGCGCTCGCGTTCCGGCTTCTGATGGCTTCCCTGCCCACACCAGAAGACACGGTGGTAGTGGGTACGACTGGATGTAACAGCTTGGCCTTCACCCAGCTCGCGCTTCACAATGTCCACTCACTGTTCGGGAACCAAAACGCGGTCGCGTCAGGTCTCAAGCGGGCGCTTGAGATTCGCTTCCCAGATACCACGAAAGACGTCGTGGTGATCGCCGGAGACGGCGGGACGGTAGACATCGGACTCGACATGACGCTGCACTCGTGGTTCCGCCGCGAGAAGATATCGACGGTCATGTTCGATAACGAGCTCTACGCGAACACTGGCGGCCAGGAGAGCGGCATGAGCCTCGAGGGCGCGGTGCTCAACATGGCGCCGCTCGGCAAGAAGTTCGAGAAGGTGCGGATGGCCGATCTTGCGATAGGGTCGGGTTGCGATTATGTCGCGGTTGTCTCGGCCGCTCGTCCGCGACAGATTGGGAAGTCCTTCGAGAAGGCGGTCTTGATCGCTCGGGAGGTTGGTCCTACCTTCGTGCAGATCCACACCCCCTGTCCAACCAACATGAAACTCAAGGCGCACGAGGGAATACTCGCCGCCAAAGAGCGCCTAAAGACAGACTACGCTTTTCGCGAGCACATCTCTCCCGCAGCTGAGGAGTATCTTGCGTCGCTTGAGGCCCAGTCTAAGCCGTCGGCGTGCGGGGAGGTGGCCAGATGA
- a CDS encoding ferredoxin oxidoreductase: MGVTRPELREVSASYMLFEAEREERYMTGSEAVREAIRRANVDMAISYPITPQSESMHLVGDLYAEGYVKEYFRGENEFAVMSQVAGAAMAGVRTFTATCGPGTLRAIENFPMWAGSRMPIVMAFMTRGINAPLTIQPDTIEMGFLLDTGMIMLHAENAQELYDMLLMSFDVAEKTTVHIPIGVFVDGFFVTHTNQMMRVVSEDVTLKPYNPALSPVAHIDMETPPFRLMRDPFVLKSNFISYAAHASWQQEVAAAAVRSKEHLLKFLGSFIEQEEPDAPIQIVASGTAVAQSREALRDLRAEGLDVGLIKIKTIRPFPAEEIRAALANAEKIVIPEFNRPGWLAREVASVIPDNDRIVLGPRVYGGMTMPPDVIVKVVKDGTYVGV; encoded by the coding sequence ATGGGAGTCACCCGTCCTGAGCTGAGGGAGGTTTCCGCCTCGTACATGCTCTTCGAGGCCGAGCGCGAAGAGCGCTACATGACCGGCAGTGAGGCGGTTCGTGAGGCGATTCGGCGGGCCAACGTCGACATGGCGATCTCGTATCCCATCACTCCCCAAAGCGAGAGCATGCATCTTGTCGGCGATCTGTACGCCGAGGGTTACGTAAAGGAGTACTTCCGCGGCGAGAACGAGTTCGCGGTCATGTCACAGGTCGCAGGCGCGGCGATGGCGGGCGTGCGGACGTTTACCGCTACGTGCGGACCGGGAACGCTGCGGGCTATCGAGAACTTCCCGATGTGGGCGGGTTCGCGGATGCCTATCGTTATGGCGTTCATGACCAGGGGAATCAACGCGCCTCTCACGATCCAGCCCGACACCATCGAGATGGGCTTCTTGCTCGACACGGGAATGATCATGCTCCACGCCGAGAATGCCCAAGAGCTCTACGACATGTTGCTCATGAGCTTTGATGTGGCCGAGAAAACGACCGTGCACATCCCGATTGGCGTGTTCGTGGATGGGTTCTTTGTGACCCACACAAACCAGATGATGCGAGTCGTTTCAGAAGACGTCACCTTAAAGCCGTACAACCCGGCACTTTCTCCGGTCGCGCACATCGACATGGAGACGCCCCCGTTCCGGCTCATGCGCGACCCGTTCGTGCTAAAGAGCAATTTCATCAGTTACGCCGCGCACGCGAGCTGGCAGCAGGAGGTCGCCGCCGCTGCCGTGCGCTCAAAGGAGCACCTCCTCAAGTTCCTTGGCAGCTTCATCGAGCAAGAGGAACCCGACGCCCCGATCCAGATCGTCGCGTCGGGAACCGCGGTCGCCCAGTCGCGCGAGGCCTTGCGCGATCTGCGGGCGGAAGGACTCGACGTCGGACTCATCAAGATCAAGACCATCCGGCCGTTCCCTGCCGAGGAGATACGAGCGGCTCTCGCCAATGCGGAAAAGATCGTGATCCCAGAGTTCAACCGGCCCGGTTGGTTGGCGCGCGAGGTGGCCTCGGTCATCCCGGACAACGATCGGATTGTGCTTGGCCCGCGCGTTTACGGCGGTATGACGATGCCCCCCGACGTGATTGTGAAAGTCGTCAAGGACGGCACGTACGTCGGAGTCTGA
- a CDS encoding carbon monoxide dehydrogenase yields MTSAPYRVLAGPECYLPPAAVMHGVRMPSDGEAIVEGVCVPADQGIRTIAERLVSAKNPTFFPGPLLLWKTTTYAIERGRLVRELASEVRAKVIPMPDYRPKYPMIDPAVEINPNHPNLTIWHNKIDVGVFIGVHCHQANLALKIIRGGTSCFTVALCAEDGHEEANASLRDANNDVLATLLAVVQDLKTKGGA; encoded by the coding sequence ATGACGTCTGCCCCCTACAGAGTCTTGGCAGGACCAGAATGCTACCTGCCGCCTGCCGCGGTGATGCACGGAGTGAGGATGCCCTCAGACGGGGAAGCGATCGTCGAAGGTGTCTGTGTTCCCGCCGACCAGGGGATTCGCACCATCGCCGAACGGCTGGTCTCCGCGAAGAATCCCACGTTCTTTCCTGGACCTTTACTTCTGTGGAAGACGACTACTTACGCCATTGAGCGCGGGAGATTGGTGCGTGAGCTTGCGTCCGAGGTCAGGGCAAAGGTCATCCCCATGCCCGACTATCGCCCAAAGTACCCCATGATCGACCCAGCGGTCGAAATCAACCCCAACCATCCCAACTTGACGATCTGGCACAACAAGATCGACGTGGGCGTATTCATCGGCGTGCACTGTCATCAGGCCAATTTGGCGCTCAAGATTATCAGGGGCGGCACGTCGTGCTTTACCGTCGCTCTGTGTGCGGAAGATGGCCACGAAGAAGCCAATGCTTCACTCAGAGATGCCAACAACGACGTGCTGGCTACACTGCTTGCAGTTGTGCAAGACCTCAAGACCAAGGGAGGTGCGTAG